The Theileria annulata chromosome 2, complete sequence, *** SEQUENCING IN PROGRESS *** genomic sequence TGaatattgatataatttcCCGGCAAGAGTTAACCTTATTCCTTGAAGAAAAAATCTGAGGTCCCTAAGAGTGTTCTCAAGTGTGGAGTATCCAAAGTTTCCACACTCGTTTTTAACTTGGGATTTCTTTCTAAGAAAGGAGTACCAAGAGAATGGGAAAGGTTCGGAGTTTAAAACGACCTCACGGGTATAATGGGAAATCAAAGGGTGGAGCCAGATGAGGTACATTATAGCGTACCTCAAGTGAGTGTAAATGTAAGAGGGGATTACAACTTCGCTTTTTAGGTAAAGATTATCTCGATTAATACTCAGAATTGGCACATCGTATAATGAGAATTCACTCTCAAGCTCGGTGCAGTTTACATTATTGTTCAAGTTAACCAATGTTACAAAGTATGAAACTAAATCTTCGTTTCTCACTACTCCATAATCTGATTCAGATTCattatcttcatttttatttccCACTGAGTTATCAGTACAAGCATTTGAACTCATATCATTAAACTCCTGAGGTTctttttgtatatatttaaccTTGTTCACTAATGCTGCTGGTAGAACTCCGTCGTAGAACCTGTCATATATACAAGGtttaaagataattttGACTTTTCGCAGTTTTCGCAAAAGACACAAAACTAACACTTGTGGCTCCAAAACCACCTCCACTTCTCTACAGGTACTAACGCTTACCATCCCGACGTCTTGGAAGGTGTCGTTACCTTCAAGGTCAGGGAGCCACTGCTGGTGATAGAATACCACTATTCTGTCATCCATTCCACataacaatttaatataatttacaaatttaagAATATCTTACAAAACTAGGATGTATAAACCAATGCTCCGTCAATTATTGATTTTCCGCATCCAGCCACCGGTAATTCGGGGTTTCTAAAacacaatattatttacttaatcacacattttatatatttacagttatttatactaaCATTTCAATAAGAGAGTTTAAAGTACTACAGGAATTACATTCCACTCTTTTGAACCTTCTACCAGCCCAACCGCAtcctttaaaatattgtaaaaaagtgaaaattttaattaaaaattgaatttaataaaaaataactaCAAACCTATTTGTGGGTTTGAGCAATTACAGTCCTGAAAGATTAAAtgattattaataataaataccTGGCACGCCAAACTAACACTAGTTAGGGCTTGATTGTAGTTTTGGACGAACCCGTTCACACAACCGCTTTGAGTGGGTTTACAGCAAAGCttacaaa encodes the following:
- a CDS encoding uncharacterized protein (chr2.cand.415 - hypothetical protein), whose product is MDDRIVVFYHQQWLPDLEGNDTFQDVGMVSVSTCREVEVVLEPQVLVLCLLRKLRKVKIIFKPCIYDRFYDGVLPAALVNKVKYIQKEPQEFNDMSSNACTDNSVGNKNEDNESESDYGVVRNEDLVSYFVTLVNLNNNVNCTELESEFSLYDVPILSINRDNLYLKSEVVIPSYIYTHLRYAIMYLIWLHPLISHYTREVVLNSEPFPFSWYSFLRKKSQVKNECGNFGYSTLENTLRDLRFFLQGISKINWFEGCIFSNLSVLFSLPCQDLEDIVILHKEFADLKTYCIRMNARYEVVSLKPPFLSGDKVSASHFKKNSKLFNHLLNI
- a CDS encoding uncharacterized protein (chr2.cand.414 - hypothetical protein), coding for MNIYGQYFDLTMDFSFSFKRIGTVFLWLTFLASKFSKSHFCPENICKLCCKPTQSGCVNGFVQNYNQALTSVSLACQDCNCSNPQIGCGWAGRRFKRVECNSCSTLNSLIEINPELPVAGCGKSIIDGALVYTS